The following coding sequences lie in one Chelatococcus sp. YT9 genomic window:
- a CDS encoding sugar phosphate isomerase/epimerase family protein: protein MHLSLTTWSFPQLLLGEAAAVAKAIGMSAIDISTRYRTGLDKPELLHDPRASAERVRMLDLPVSNYFHHFGADVSDRNLALPASRDANVRDLERVLTFADAAGIPTVFFLPGMINPGQSRRQAMAASVESLKALAQVASHFKARICIEPAVRSCAETPDGVRELLDRTGVALALDYSHFICLGHSQQQIDPLVPYAAHVHLRQARPGHLQAPFDKGTLNFPALFGALREAGYSGALAIEFIRQVFTNDWADDVMTETILMRDCFNAWMATPSA from the coding sequence ATGCATCTCTCTCTCACTACATGGTCGTTTCCCCAGTTGCTGCTTGGAGAAGCCGCTGCCGTTGCCAAGGCCATCGGCATGTCGGCGATCGATATCAGCACGCGCTACCGCACAGGCCTCGATAAGCCAGAATTGCTCCATGATCCCAGGGCGAGCGCGGAGCGCGTGCGGATGCTGGACCTGCCGGTGTCCAACTATTTCCACCACTTCGGTGCCGACGTCTCTGACCGCAACCTGGCACTTCCGGCAAGCCGGGATGCCAACGTTCGCGATTTGGAGCGGGTGCTGACCTTCGCCGACGCGGCCGGCATTCCCACCGTGTTCTTTCTTCCCGGCATGATCAATCCGGGCCAATCGCGGCGCCAGGCAATGGCTGCTTCGGTCGAGAGCCTCAAAGCCCTGGCGCAGGTGGCTTCCCATTTCAAGGCCAGGATCTGCATCGAGCCCGCCGTCCGATCATGCGCGGAGACACCGGATGGGGTGCGGGAACTGTTGGACCGGACCGGTGTGGCCCTTGCCCTCGACTATTCGCATTTCATCTGCCTCGGCCACAGCCAGCAGCAGATTGATCCCCTTGTTCCATACGCGGCTCACGTGCACCTGCGGCAGGCGAGGCCAGGCCATCTTCAGGCGCCGTTCGACAAGGGGACGCTGAATTTCCCCGCCCTTTTCGGCGCATTGCGCGAGGCTGGCTATTCCGGCGCGCTGGCTATCGAGTTCATCCGCCAGGTCTTCACCAATGACTGGGCGGATGACGTGATGACCGAGACCATACTGATGCGCGACTGCTTTAACGCGTGGATGGCGACCCCATCCGCATGA
- a CDS encoding MBL fold metallo-hydrolase has protein sequence METIRIGDVTISSILEHEKLSRRPWEFFVDCDADLARAHMSELPDFLYDAASGRMVFAFQSFVVRTPRNIVMVDTCMGENKFDIAWDTKPWLDGLHRLGLTVADIDYVLCTHLHIDHTGWNTRLEKGRWVPTFPKARYLFERREYAYWQDVAASGIVAPGERDGVWQLNCLPIAEAGQAELVTGAHRIDDYVSLMPTPGHSPGHYCVRIHSGGQEVIALGDLMHHALQCREPKWSTIACWNPGKAAEARGRLLAEAADSRALLLPHHFPAPTAGRVSACGDHFHYHFE, from the coding sequence ATGGAAACAATCCGCATCGGCGACGTGACGATCTCTTCGATCCTTGAGCATGAGAAACTGTCGCGCAGACCCTGGGAATTCTTTGTCGACTGCGACGCCGATCTGGCCCGGGCCCATATGTCCGAGCTGCCCGATTTCCTCTATGACGCTGCCTCCGGACGCATGGTCTTCGCCTTCCAGAGCTTCGTCGTCAGGACACCCCGCAACATCGTCATGGTCGACACCTGCATGGGCGAGAACAAGTTCGATATCGCCTGGGACACGAAGCCTTGGCTGGACGGCCTGCACCGGCTCGGCCTGACCGTCGCCGATATCGACTACGTGCTGTGCACCCACCTGCATATCGACCATACCGGCTGGAACACCCGGCTGGAAAAAGGCCGATGGGTGCCGACCTTTCCCAAAGCGCGATATCTCTTCGAGCGCCGGGAATACGCTTATTGGCAGGACGTGGCTGCCAGTGGAATCGTCGCCCCGGGGGAGCGCGACGGTGTCTGGCAGCTCAATTGCCTGCCCATCGCTGAGGCCGGGCAGGCCGAGCTGGTGACTGGAGCACACCGGATCGACGATTACGTCTCGCTGATGCCCACCCCGGGGCATTCCCCGGGGCACTATTGCGTCCGCATCCATTCCGGCGGTCAGGAGGTCATCGCTTTGGGCGATCTCATGCATCACGCGTTGCAATGCCGCGAGCCGAAATGGTCCACCATCGCGTGTTGGAACCCCGGCAAAGCAGCTGAGGCGCGAGGTCGGCTGCTGGCAGAGGCGGCCGACAGCAGAGCGCTGCTTTTGCCCCACCACTTTCCCGCCCCGACGGCCGGCCGTGTCTCGGCCTGCGGTGACCACTTCCACTACCACTTCGAATGA